The following coding sequences are from one Nicotiana tabacum cultivar K326 chromosome 1, ASM71507v2, whole genome shotgun sequence window:
- the LOC107794615 gene encoding histone H3.2, translated as MARTKQTARKSTGGKAPRKQLATKAARKSAPATGGVKKPHRFRPGTVALREIRKYQKSTELLIRKLPFQRLVREIAQDFKTDLRFQSSAVAALQEAAEAYLVGLFEDTNLCAIHAKRVTIMPKDIQLARRIRGERA; from the coding sequence atggctCGTACCAAGCAAACTGCCCGAAAATCCACCGGAGGCAAAGCTCCAAGGAAGCAATTAGCTACAAAAGCTGCTCGGAAATCAGCTCCGGCGACCGGAGGAGTGAAGAAGCCACACAGATTCAGGCCCGGAACTGTTGCGCTTCGAGAAATCAGAAAGTACCAGAAATCTACTGAACTCCTAATCCGCAAACTTCCTTTCCAGCGTTTGGTTCGTGAGATAGCTCAGGATTTTAAGACCGATCTGAGGTTCCAGAGCTCTGCTGTTGCAGCTCTTCAAGAGGCGGCTGAAGCATACCTTGTTGGTTTGTTTGAGGATACTAACCTTTGTGCTATCCATGCTAAGAGAGTGACCATTATGCCGAAAGACATTCAGCTCGCTAGAAGAATTAGGGGTGAGAGAGCTTAA